One genomic window of Dehalobacter sp. includes the following:
- the amrA gene encoding AmmeMemoRadiSam system protein A, with translation MSLVYVGFVPHPPILVPEVGHGEEKGCQQTAEAYRTLVQQVIGMNTQTVLIVSPHAQLAEQGLVILDGDTLSGSFSRFGAGQVSLSFETDQQLVETIREEIPDAFPVRAELDHGSLIPLYFLHQAGWSGKIVVLSMPMSRPEHYGKKVGQILNDAAERCALLASGDLSHRLKEDGPYGFHPSGPKLDQLIVKGLKRDTTLLRGIPASLLDEAGQCGYHSLLFALGAREGAIKVLSYEGPFGVGYLIAEIFRSSPIAGYARECLTYYLTSPPFDRLNIPGDPLLKEKKGCFVSLKKDGALRGCIGTIQPVRENLASEIRHNAIAAGTQDPRFWPIQAEELPLISVSVDVLGDTEKITGPEDLDPQRYGVVVRRGGKVGLLLPHLEGIDTVEEQVGIAKQKAGIDPEEEVELWRFEVERFFE, from the coding sequence ATGAGTCTTGTCTATGTAGGGTTTGTTCCTCATCCTCCGATTCTCGTGCCTGAGGTCGGGCATGGTGAAGAAAAAGGTTGTCAGCAAACAGCAGAGGCTTATAGGACGCTCGTTCAGCAAGTCATCGGGATGAATACGCAGACGGTTCTGATTGTATCTCCTCATGCGCAGCTGGCTGAGCAGGGTTTGGTAATCTTAGACGGAGACACTCTCTCCGGGAGTTTCAGCCGTTTTGGGGCAGGCCAGGTTAGCTTAAGCTTTGAAACAGATCAGCAACTCGTGGAGACCATTAGGGAAGAGATTCCTGATGCTTTTCCTGTCCGGGCAGAGCTTGATCATGGTTCACTCATTCCGCTTTATTTTCTCCATCAAGCCGGATGGTCCGGGAAGATTGTTGTCTTAAGCATGCCGATGAGCCGTCCGGAACATTACGGAAAAAAAGTCGGCCAAATTTTAAATGATGCAGCTGAACGCTGCGCCTTGCTTGCAAGCGGTGACCTTTCCCACCGGCTCAAAGAAGACGGACCTTATGGATTCCACCCTTCAGGCCCCAAACTGGACCAGCTTATAGTCAAAGGATTGAAAAGAGATACAACACTGCTCAGGGGGATTCCCGCCAGTCTTTTGGATGAAGCGGGCCAGTGCGGCTATCATTCCCTGCTGTTTGCACTCGGGGCGAGAGAAGGTGCGATTAAGGTTCTCTCCTATGAAGGACCGTTTGGGGTAGGTTACCTCATTGCTGAGATATTCCGTTCTTCACCGATTGCCGGCTATGCTAGGGAATGTCTGACTTACTATCTTACATCCCCGCCTTTTGACAGGTTAAATATTCCTGGAGACCCTCTGCTGAAAGAAAAGAAAGGCTGCTTTGTTTCCCTTAAAAAGGATGGGGCATTGCGGGGCTGCATTGGTACGATCCAACCGGTAAGAGAAAACCTGGCTTCAGAAATTAGACATAACGCGATAGCAGCAGGTACCCAGGATCCACGCTTTTGGCCGATCCAAGCGGAAGAACTGCCCTTAATATCTGTATCTGTCGATGTTCTTGGAGACACGGAGAAGATTACTGGGCCCGAAGATCTGGATCCTCAGCGTTACGGGGTAGTTGTACGCCGCGGTGGAAAGGTCGGGTTGTTGCTGCCTCATCTTGAAGGGATTGATACGGTTGAGGAACAGGTCGGAATAGCCAAACAGAAAGCTGGTATTGATCCGGAGGAGGAAGTCGAGCTCTGGCGTTTTGAAGTTGAACGTTTTTTTGAATAA
- the eam gene encoding glutamate 2,3-aminomutase gives MAIELYRPHRDYHYFSIKRTEELKQRIEPYLQKANQIPAGLNLTDLYSAQKERILQYFGATQEIWDDWRWQMSHRITDVNTLDSLFPLTDAQKNEIATVGRIYRWAVSPYYLSLMDFSNPEDPILLQGIPKIEELFDKSGEEDPMGEALTSPAPCITRRYPDRLIINVTNMCGMYCRHCQRRRNIGETDGHKEKEDLKAALDYIRENPEIRDVLITGGDAFLLSDQTIEWLLAELHSIPHVEIKRLGTRVPVTLPMRITDELLAILAKYPPIYINTQFNHPKEVTLEAKKAADRLVSAGVVLGNQAVLLKGINTDPDVMKKMNQELLKIRVRPYYIFHAKNVKGTRHFIPSIQEGLAVMEALRGFTSGLAVPTYIINAPKGGGKTPLLPQYLLSLDEHQAILKTWEGKIVYYENHCADEG, from the coding sequence ATGGCAATCGAGCTATATAGACCGCATCGTGATTATCACTATTTTTCTATTAAACGTACCGAAGAATTAAAGCAGCGGATCGAACCCTATCTGCAAAAAGCTAATCAGATACCTGCCGGACTTAATCTGACAGATTTATATTCTGCCCAAAAGGAAAGGATCCTCCAATACTTCGGGGCAACCCAGGAAATTTGGGATGACTGGCGGTGGCAAATGAGCCACAGGATTACGGATGTCAACACGCTGGATTCTCTTTTTCCGTTAACTGATGCTCAAAAAAATGAGATCGCAACAGTCGGCCGGATATACCGCTGGGCTGTATCACCGTATTACCTCAGTTTAATGGATTTTAGCAACCCTGAAGACCCCATCCTTCTGCAGGGAATACCCAAAATAGAAGAGCTGTTTGATAAAAGCGGAGAAGAAGATCCAATGGGAGAAGCCTTAACCTCCCCCGCTCCTTGTATCACCAGACGCTATCCGGACCGCTTGATCATTAATGTTACCAACATGTGCGGCATGTACTGCCGTCACTGCCAACGCCGGCGCAATATCGGCGAAACAGACGGACACAAGGAAAAAGAAGACCTGAAAGCCGCGCTGGATTATATCCGTGAGAACCCAGAAATCCGGGATGTGCTGATCACAGGCGGGGATGCGTTTCTTTTAAGTGACCAGACCATCGAATGGCTGCTTGCTGAACTTCATAGTATTCCGCATGTTGAAATAAAACGCCTTGGAACCAGGGTCCCTGTAACCCTGCCAATGCGGATTACCGATGAACTTCTAGCCATACTTGCCAAATATCCGCCAATCTATATCAATACCCAATTTAATCATCCGAAAGAAGTAACCCTGGAAGCCAAAAAGGCTGCAGATAGGCTTGTTTCAGCCGGTGTTGTGCTTGGGAACCAGGCCGTACTGCTCAAAGGCATCAATACAGACCCGGATGTCATGAAGAAAATGAATCAGGAATTACTGAAAATCCGTGTCCGTCCCTACTATATCTTTCACGCCAAAAACGTCAAAGGCACCCGGCATTTTATTCCGTCCATTCAGGAAGGTCTGGCCGTGATGGAAGCGCTCAGAGGCTTCACCTCCGGTCTGGCCGTTCCGACCTATATTATCAATGCACCAAAAGGAGGCGGCAAAACCCCGCTCCTCCCCCAATATCTTCTTTCCCTCGATGAGCACCAGGCTATTTTGAAGACATGGGAAGGGAAAATTGTTTATTATGAGAATCATTGCGCTGATGAAGGCTAA
- a CDS encoding hydrogenase small subunit, which yields MKKGSYYDWARQKGISRRDFLRFCAMTAAMLGLDATAVPRIVEALENKSRPPVIYLNLQECTCCGESFIRSAHPLFSDLIFNMISLDYMETLQAAAGTQAESVRLKTMQEHYGEYILVVEGSATLAEGGIYCTIGGMTANELLKECADGAAAVIAYGSCATNACVQGAHPNPTQAVPIRRIVKNKPVIDVPGCPPIAEVITGTIVHYLTFGKIPELTSLGRPKAFYSKRVHDGCTRRAFFDAGQFVERFDDEGARKGWCLYKVGCKGPVAYNACAVTEWNDGVSFPVKSGHPCMACSENNWYDSSTPFYAHLAEIPNEAIGGNPDHIGLAALGVAGLGVVAHGGITAAAGGRGKKNHPAGSTDAKQRRQVTKKTNDKED from the coding sequence TTGAAAAAGGGCAGCTATTATGACTGGGCCCGCCAGAAAGGAATATCCCGGCGGGACTTTTTGAGGTTCTGTGCCATGACTGCAGCAATGCTGGGGCTCGATGCAACCGCTGTCCCCAGAATTGTGGAAGCTTTGGAAAACAAGTCACGCCCACCTGTCATTTATCTAAATCTGCAGGAATGCACCTGCTGCGGCGAGTCTTTCATCAGGTCCGCCCACCCTTTGTTTTCGGACCTGATCTTCAATATGATTTCCCTTGATTATATGGAGACGCTGCAGGCCGCAGCCGGAACACAGGCAGAGTCTGTCCGTCTAAAAACAATGCAGGAACATTACGGGGAATATATTCTGGTAGTCGAAGGCAGTGCCACGCTGGCAGAGGGCGGCATTTACTGTACCATCGGCGGAATGACTGCCAACGAGCTCCTGAAGGAATGTGCCGACGGAGCAGCTGCCGTGATAGCGTATGGCTCCTGTGCGACCAACGCCTGTGTCCAGGGGGCACACCCCAATCCAACACAGGCTGTACCGATTCGGAGAATTGTCAAGAATAAGCCTGTCATTGACGTTCCCGGATGTCCGCCCATTGCTGAAGTCATCACCGGTACAATCGTTCATTACCTGACATTTGGGAAAATCCCGGAATTAACGAGCTTGGGCCGTCCTAAAGCCTTTTACTCCAAACGTGTCCACGACGGCTGCACCCGCCGGGCCTTTTTTGATGCCGGCCAGTTTGTGGAGCGCTTCGATGACGAAGGTGCCAGAAAAGGCTGGTGCTTGTATAAAGTTGGCTGCAAAGGCCCGGTTGCCTATAATGCCTGTGCCGTAACGGAATGGAATGACGGAGTCAGCTTTCCTGTGAAATCAGGACACCCTTGTATGGCCTGTTCCGAGAATAATTGGTATGATTCCAGCACGCCTTTTTATGCTCACCTGGCTGAGATCCCCAATGAGGCTATCGGCGGCAACCCTGACCATATCGGTCTTGCCGCTTTAGGTGTGGCCGGTCTGGGTGTTGTTGCCCATGGGGGAATTACGGCCGCTGCCGGAGGACGCGGGAAGAAGAACCACCCGGCCGGAAGTACGGATGCTAAACAAAGAAGACAAGTAACTAAGAAGACGAATGATAAAGAAGACTAA
- a CDS encoding glutamine synthetase III — translation MDIFAMNVFNDAVMRERLPKATYKALKKTIEDGKALDPDVAEIVANAMKDWAIEKGATHYTHWFQPMTGLTAEKHDSFISPTADGKVIMEFSGKELIKGEPDASSFPSGGIRATFEARGYTAWDCTSPAFAREERNGNITLTIPTVFYSYTGEVLDKKTPLLRSMEALSKQAVRLLKLFGNTTATRVISTVGPEQEYFLIDKSFFDARMDLVLTGRTLFGAPPAKGQEMEDHYFGSIKERIAAFMKELNEELWKLGVLAKTQHNEVAPGQFEIAPIFSTTNVATDHNQLIMDNLKKVALHHDLVCLLHEKPFAGVNGSGKHNNWSMSTNDGQNLLDPGSTPHDNAQFLTFLCAVIKAVDEYSELLRVSAANPGNDHRLGANEAPPAIISMFLGDMLSDIVEQIQNNGGAVSSKPNGTLTVGVSTLPEIPKDNSDRNRTSPFAFTGNKFEFRMVPSSASIAGPNMVLNTIVAESICQIADKLEKAADFNSELQALLKEILVKHNRIIFNGNNYSEDWITEAEKRGLPNIKSMVEALEHFIDEKNVNAFEKHGVLSKQEVHSRYEILLEQYSKTINIEAKTMIDMANRLILPAAAKYAADLAGSVQSVKAAVASADTSAQEEVIKEVSSALGSFKAKTVALEKAVLGAADVEDVHANAVYYRDIVFVAMNELRIYGDKLETLVDAELWPLPTYVEMLFII, via the coding sequence ATGGATATCTTTGCAATGAACGTTTTTAACGATGCCGTCATGAGGGAACGGCTGCCCAAAGCAACCTACAAAGCTTTGAAAAAAACAATTGAGGACGGGAAAGCGCTGGATCCCGATGTTGCAGAAATCGTTGCAAATGCAATGAAAGACTGGGCGATCGAAAAAGGAGCCACCCACTATACCCACTGGTTCCAGCCGATGACAGGACTCACTGCGGAGAAGCATGACTCGTTTATTTCTCCGACTGCCGACGGCAAAGTCATTATGGAATTTTCCGGTAAAGAACTGATCAAAGGCGAACCCGATGCATCTTCTTTCCCAAGCGGCGGCATTAGAGCCACGTTTGAGGCCAGAGGCTATACTGCCTGGGACTGCACCTCTCCGGCTTTTGCCAGAGAAGAAAGAAACGGCAACATCACGCTGACAATTCCCACAGTATTCTATTCGTATACCGGTGAAGTTCTCGACAAAAAAACGCCGCTTTTGCGTTCTATGGAAGCACTCTCCAAACAAGCAGTAAGATTGTTAAAATTATTTGGCAATACGACAGCAACCCGGGTCATTTCTACGGTCGGACCCGAGCAGGAATACTTCCTGATTGATAAAAGTTTTTTTGATGCCAGAATGGATTTAGTCCTTACCGGCAGAACACTCTTTGGCGCTCCGCCGGCTAAGGGCCAGGAAATGGAAGACCACTACTTCGGCAGCATCAAAGAGCGCATCGCCGCCTTTATGAAAGAATTGAATGAAGAACTCTGGAAGTTGGGCGTTTTGGCTAAAACGCAGCACAACGAAGTTGCTCCTGGCCAGTTTGAAATTGCCCCAATTTTCTCGACAACCAATGTTGCCACCGACCATAACCAACTGATCATGGATAATTTGAAAAAGGTTGCCTTGCATCATGATCTGGTCTGCCTGCTGCATGAGAAACCGTTTGCAGGCGTCAATGGTTCCGGGAAACACAATAACTGGTCCATGAGCACTAATGATGGACAGAATCTGCTTGATCCGGGAAGTACCCCGCACGATAATGCTCAGTTCTTAACTTTCCTTTGTGCTGTCATTAAAGCTGTGGATGAATACTCCGAACTGCTCAGAGTCTCCGCCGCCAACCCTGGAAACGACCACCGTCTCGGTGCGAATGAGGCTCCCCCGGCGATCATTTCCATGTTCCTCGGCGACATGCTTTCGGATATTGTCGAACAAATCCAAAACAATGGCGGTGCTGTATCATCCAAACCAAACGGCACTTTGACAGTCGGCGTGTCCACGCTTCCGGAAATTCCAAAGGATAACTCCGACCGCAACCGGACTTCACCGTTTGCCTTTACCGGAAATAAATTTGAGTTCCGCATGGTTCCTTCCAGTGCATCTATCGCCGGTCCGAACATGGTCCTAAATACGATTGTCGCTGAAAGTATTTGCCAGATTGCCGATAAGCTTGAAAAGGCTGCCGATTTTAACAGCGAACTGCAGGCCCTCTTGAAAGAAATTCTGGTCAAACACAATCGTATCATCTTCAATGGCAACAACTATTCCGAAGACTGGATCACTGAAGCAGAAAAACGTGGTCTGCCAAACATCAAATCCATGGTGGAAGCTTTGGAGCACTTCATTGATGAGAAAAATGTCAATGCGTTCGAAAAACACGGTGTATTGAGCAAACAGGAAGTTCATTCCCGTTACGAGATTTTGCTGGAGCAATACAGCAAAACGATCAATATTGAAGCCAAAACGATGATTGATATGGCTAACAGGCTGATTCTTCCCGCAGCTGCAAAATATGCAGCTGACCTGGCCGGTTCCGTGCAAAGCGTTAAAGCTGCCGTAGCTTCTGCGGACACCTCGGCTCAGGAAGAAGTCATTAAAGAAGTATCTTCGGCTTTAGGTTCCTTTAAAGCCAAAACTGTGGCTTTGGAAAAAGCTGTTTTGGGCGCGGCTGACGTTGAAGATGTCCATGCCAACGCGGTTTACTACCGTGATATCGTCTTTGTCGCAATGAATGAATTGAGGATCTATGGGGATAAGCTTGAAACACTTGTTGACGCGGAGCTTTGGCCGCTACCGACTTATGTGGAAATGCTGTTCATCATTTAA
- the amrS gene encoding AmmeMemoRadiSam system radical SAM enzyme, translated as MTGFSECPLCPHHCKLKEGQSGFCKVRGCRNGEIIPLTFAEVAAFHLDPVEKKPLYHFYPGSRIFSVGGYGCNLHCFFCQNHEISQKYEQGRQIPPKQLTEMAAEDQSIGICFTYTEPLVWYEMIMETAPLVKERGGKVVLVSNGIIEQKYLEYLIPYIDAVNIDIKGFTPEFYEKYTGGKLEWVLKTVETLVSNVHTEITTLVIPNLNDNPQEIEALAKWLSGLNTPLAWHLSKYHPMHKSKIPATDEKKLRKLWRLAKETLPYVYLGNMAGGNTTYCPQCGQEVITRDMRVTVKTTEGKCGHCGRDIWGVGLL; from the coding sequence ATGACAGGATTTTCTGAATGTCCGCTATGTCCGCATCACTGTAAACTCAAAGAAGGCCAGTCCGGATTCTGTAAGGTCAGAGGGTGTCGGAACGGTGAAATCATACCGCTGACTTTTGCTGAAGTCGCTGCGTTTCATCTTGATCCTGTGGAGAAGAAACCGCTTTATCATTTCTATCCGGGAAGCCGGATATTCTCTGTCGGCGGCTATGGCTGCAACCTGCACTGCTTCTTCTGCCAGAACCATGAGATCTCCCAAAAATATGAGCAGGGCCGCCAGATTCCCCCGAAGCAGCTGACGGAAATGGCCGCGGAAGACCAGTCCATCGGGATTTGCTTTACGTATACGGAGCCTCTGGTCTGGTACGAAATGATCATGGAGACAGCTCCGCTGGTTAAAGAGCGGGGAGGAAAGGTCGTCCTGGTATCCAATGGGATTATCGAACAGAAATACCTCGAATATCTAATCCCTTACATCGATGCGGTCAATATTGATATTAAAGGGTTCACCCCGGAATTCTACGAGAAATACACCGGAGGGAAACTGGAGTGGGTGTTAAAAACAGTTGAAACGCTGGTGTCAAACGTTCATACCGAGATCACAACGCTTGTTATCCCGAACTTGAATGACAATCCGCAGGAAATTGAGGCGCTGGCCAAATGGCTGTCCGGTTTAAATACTCCGCTGGCGTGGCATTTGAGCAAATATCATCCAATGCATAAAAGCAAAATACCGGCAACCGATGAAAAGAAACTGAGGAAACTATGGAGGTTGGCCAAAGAAACCCTGCCCTATGTGTACCTCGGGAATATGGCAGGAGGCAACACAACCTATTGTCCGCAATGCGGTCAGGAGGTTATTACCAGAGACATGCGGGTGACCGTTAAAACCACGGAAGGGAAATGCGGGCACTGTGGCCGGGATATCTGGGGAGTTGGACTCTTATGA
- a CDS encoding TIGR01212 family radical SAM protein (This family includes YhcC from E. coli K-12, an uncharacterized radical SAM protein.), translating into MNKRYYTLNEHFRGFFGEKVIKVSLDAGLSCPNRDGTVSDGGCIFCSEKGSGDFAGQRGLSIREQFNQVRERTLKKWPKAKYIAYFQSFSATYGPEDYLENLYREALALEDVVGISVSTRPDCLNEAILDVLEDLNKQTYLWVELGLQSVHNKTLDWLNRGHDFNCFLEGVNKLRQRNIRVCTHIIMGLPCESQEEMFRTAQVISQIPIQGIKIHSLHILRGTPLADLYSQGSLQLLSMEQYIDLVANILEILPPNMIIHRLMGDGPLNDVIAPMWTPRKWEVLNGIDQEMERRGSFQGIHHNTKIPLTW; encoded by the coding sequence ATGAACAAACGCTATTATACATTAAATGAACATTTCCGCGGATTTTTTGGCGAAAAAGTCATCAAAGTATCTTTGGATGCAGGTCTCAGCTGCCCGAACCGGGATGGGACGGTAAGTGACGGGGGCTGTATATTTTGCAGTGAAAAAGGTTCCGGCGATTTTGCAGGGCAAAGAGGGCTGTCCATTCGCGAACAGTTTAACCAGGTTCGGGAAAGGACTTTGAAAAAATGGCCAAAAGCAAAATATATTGCTTATTTTCAATCGTTTTCTGCGACGTATGGTCCTGAAGATTATCTGGAAAATTTATACCGGGAAGCGTTGGCGCTGGAAGATGTCGTCGGCATATCCGTTTCGACCAGACCGGACTGTCTGAACGAAGCAATCCTTGATGTTCTGGAAGACCTGAATAAACAGACCTATCTATGGGTAGAACTGGGTTTGCAGTCTGTTCATAACAAAACCTTGGACTGGCTGAACAGGGGACATGATTTCAACTGTTTTCTGGAGGGTGTAAATAAGCTCAGACAAAGGAATATCCGGGTATGTACCCATATCATCATGGGGCTTCCCTGTGAAAGCCAGGAGGAAATGTTCAGGACAGCACAGGTGATCAGTCAAATCCCGATACAGGGTATAAAGATTCATTCACTTCATATTTTAAGAGGGACTCCGCTTGCTGATCTCTACAGCCAGGGGAGTCTTCAACTGCTTTCAATGGAACAATATATAGATCTCGTAGCCAATATCCTGGAGATTCTTCCTCCCAATATGATCATCCACAGACTTATGGGCGACGGACCTCTCAATGATGTCATTGCCCCAATGTGGACCCCACGTAAATGGGAAGTCTTAAACGGTATCGACCAAGAGATGGAACGAAGAGGAAGCTTTCAAGGAATCCATCATAACACCAAAATTCCGTTAACCTGGTAA
- a CDS encoding ammonium transporter, with protein sequence MNYTTGDIGFMIISTALVMLMTPGLAFFYGGLVKKRHVLSMMMQSIIAMGVVTLIWVVLGYSLAFGPDIGSVIGGLDHLMLKGVGLEPRTEGATIPHLLFMVFQMMFAILTPALMTGATAERLRFPAFVLLMSFWSLLVYVPIAHWVWGGGWLGNLGALDFAGGTVVHISSGFSGLIAALVIGKRINKSTDPTIPHNIPYVILGGALLWFGWFGFNAGSELAADGIAVIAFVTTFIAAALGLLGWVVAEKLHRGKPTVLGAISGAVAGLVAITPACAYVTNASAMVIGLGAGGLCYFAVAILKDKLGYDDALDAFGIHGIGGTWGALATGIFCTTAVNPLGKDGLFYTGEFHQVGIQLIAVLATYIYAGLVTFILLKVIGAITPLTATDAEQVSGLDTTQHGESAYPDFEGLTANSIYNL encoded by the coding sequence ATGAATTACACAACTGGGGATATTGGTTTTATGATTATTTCCACCGCACTTGTTATGTTAATGACACCCGGTCTGGCCTTTTTTTACGGAGGACTGGTTAAAAAACGTCATGTTTTATCCATGATGATGCAAAGTATTATTGCGATGGGTGTTGTAACACTTATCTGGGTAGTTTTAGGTTATTCGCTTGCTTTTGGGCCGGATATCGGTTCAGTCATTGGAGGCCTCGACCATCTGATGCTGAAGGGCGTAGGGCTGGAGCCGAGAACTGAAGGCGCTACGATTCCGCATCTGCTTTTCATGGTCTTCCAAATGATGTTCGCAATCCTGACACCGGCCTTGATGACTGGGGCAACAGCCGAACGCTTACGTTTTCCCGCATTTGTTTTGCTGATGAGTTTCTGGAGTTTACTGGTATACGTTCCGATCGCGCACTGGGTATGGGGCGGCGGCTGGCTTGGAAATTTAGGTGCACTTGATTTTGCCGGCGGTACTGTTGTTCATATCAGTTCAGGTTTCTCCGGTCTGATCGCAGCACTTGTGATTGGAAAACGCATCAATAAGTCCACAGATCCGACTATTCCGCATAATATTCCTTACGTGATTCTGGGCGGCGCCCTGCTATGGTTTGGCTGGTTTGGCTTTAATGCAGGCAGTGAACTGGCGGCTGATGGAATTGCAGTAATCGCTTTTGTAACCACATTTATTGCAGCTGCCTTAGGGCTTTTGGGCTGGGTCGTTGCAGAAAAACTGCACCGTGGGAAGCCTACTGTCCTTGGGGCAATTTCCGGAGCTGTTGCCGGACTGGTAGCCATAACACCTGCTTGTGCCTATGTAACAAATGCTTCCGCAATGGTAATCGGCCTTGGAGCCGGCGGATTATGCTACTTTGCAGTTGCAATCCTTAAAGATAAGCTTGGTTATGACGACGCGCTGGATGCCTTTGGCATCCACGGAATCGGCGGAACCTGGGGAGCTCTGGCGACAGGCATCTTCTGCACAACCGCAGTTAACCCTCTCGGCAAAGACGGCCTGTTCTACACTGGTGAGTTCCATCAAGTCGGCATACAGCTCATCGCAGTACTGGCAACGTATATATACGCAGGTCTGGTAACGTTTATCCTACTGAAAGTCATCGGAGCGATCACTCCACTCACAGCTACAGACGCTGAACAGGTCAGCGGTCTTGATACAACCCAACACGGAGAAAGTGCTTATCCCGATTTTGAAGGATTAACAGCAAATTCGATCTATAATTTATAG
- a CDS encoding DUF2179 domain-containing protein → MNQAVLFVLLITAINITYVSLTTVRFILVIKGLKEYASMLSMVEVLVYIAGLSIILKNLDSYWNIAAYCIGYGIGVYLGSRIEERLALGYMTAEVIVDSLDETLPKLLRKKGFGVTTWTGEGRDGKRLLMLVLAKRNRQKELLNIVNGSCPSAFIFFQEPKNFRGGFWAGRR, encoded by the coding sequence ATGAATCAGGCAGTCCTATTTGTTCTGCTGATCACGGCTATTAATATTACGTACGTATCACTGACAACGGTACGGTTTATCCTTGTGATCAAGGGCTTAAAGGAGTATGCTTCCATGCTGTCCATGGTCGAAGTGCTCGTGTACATTGCCGGATTGTCTATTATTCTAAAAAACCTGGACAGTTACTGGAACATCGCAGCATATTGCATCGGCTATGGTATCGGAGTGTATCTGGGAAGCAGGATCGAGGAAAGACTTGCTCTTGGGTACATGACTGCCGAGGTCATTGTTGATTCGCTCGATGAGACGCTTCCCAAATTATTGCGTAAGAAAGGATTTGGTGTTACCACCTGGACCGGGGAAGGCCGCGACGGGAAACGCCTCCTGATGTTGGTTCTGGCCAAAAGAAACCGGCAAAAAGAACTTTTGAATATTGTTAATGGTTCCTGCCCAAGCGCGTTTATATTTTTCCAGGAGCCTAAGAATTTCCGCGGAGGATTTTGGGCCGGCAGGCGATAA